CTTGTGCCTGCCTGCCCAAGCCTCTTGCCGGGGCCCCACCAGTCAGAGACTCCGACCTTCACCGAAGGCCACTTGTTGGTGTCTAGGATTTCTACCTTTTCCCACCCCATCTGGTTGACTGAACCCAGGGTGTTGTTACACCTGCGTGTGAGGACTGGTTGGTTAGCAACAAACACGAGCCCCCTGGGGCCTCTGGCAGCGGCCTGAAGCTGGAACCATCAGGGAACATGAGCGAGTTTTGGCACAAACTGGGCTGCTGCGTGGTCGAGAAGCCCCAGCCGGTAagtgtccccatccccaccccgaAACAGGAATTCATTACCATGTGCTGTGAAGTGGAGACACCATCTCCGATCTGCCTTATGAAAAACACTTTCCTTACCTCCCTCTTGAGAGGCAGGTGTGTTCACATGTAATAAAGGAGGCTCTGTGACAGAAGAGACAAGTCACCTAGCTGTCAATTATGCCTGTTCTGAGGTGGGCAGGGGCTGTACCAGCGGTCCCTCTCACCCAGAGGTGACTTTGCTTTGTCCTTTGTCAGCAGGCCACTGTCCTTACCACTCTGGTGACATTGTCTCTGGCTTATGATCGTCCATCTTTGTCTTTCCTACCCTAATATTTGCCAAATCAGTTCATAGCTCTTAGTGGGTTTTCAAgactccttctccttcctctgctgtcGGGAGGAGATGGCTGCATATGCACTTGTGACTCCCTGTCTTccccaaacagaagaaaaagagaagacgGATTGACCGCACTATGATTGGGGAGCCAATGAACTTTGTTCACCTGACTCACATCGGCTCTGGAGAGATGGGGGCTGGAGACGGACTTGCCATGgtaagagggaagggggagatgtTTATTTGGGGTGTGTTCAAGCAAGGGACCTAACAGTAACTTAGTGAGGAAAGGAGAATGTGAGATTGTGCATCCCTGATCTCCAGGGTTAGCTCCCCTTTTCTTTACAGTAACATATTGCTCTTCGTTGGAGTGAGGGGTATAGATCTTGTAATCATCAAAGAGCTTTTTCTAAAACCGTGGTCTCCCTTCCTACTAAGAACTATCAGAGCCAGGCCGTAGAGTGCTCACCCAGCATGCAGGAACCCTGGGTttgctctccagcactgcatacTGATGTGGTGACTCATACCTGGAGTCTCAGTGCTCGGGGACTGGGGAGCAGaggctcaaggtcagcctgtgctgtggagtttgaggccagtcaggcTTAGGAACCCTATCTCAGGgcccaagaaaaggaaagagaaatcccGTTAAGTCAGTGGTAGAGTGAATCAGTTGTCAGTCTAGGGCCATGAAAGGCTCTGTTCGAAATAATGTCTCCTGCATTTCTGCTCTCAGTAAGGGAAGTGGGTCTGGTCATACTTTTTAATACCAGTTACACAACTCACAGAAATATATGgaagtatttatgtgtgtgtgtgtgagagagagagagagacagagagattggtAAATGACTCATTCCTACCTGGTCTTCATGAGATTTCCTTGAGAGGGACGGCAGGCAGGTTTAACCTCTTCAGATAGATGTCATTGTCAGAGAAGGGAGTTGAGGTCAAGTTCCTCCTGCGGGCACGGGGTAAATTGTTGCTTGTTGTGGGACGTGGAGAGTTAGGAGGTTGTGTGACATGGGCTTTTCCACAGACAGGTGCAGTTCAGGAGCAGATGAGATCCAAGGGAAACCACCGTGACAGACCGTGGAGCAATTCTAGGGCCTTGTAGCTCCCATGGGACTGGTAAGTGACTAGAGAAACCCATTTGATGCGGTGTGCCTGTGCCAGCATGGCCTGATGCCCTGCCTCAGACCCTCAGTCCTTAGAGGCAAGAGTGAGGGTGAATTGGTGGACCGACAGAATTAAAATGAAGAGTCGGGAACACAAGATCGAAACCTATAGGGTTTTTTCCaagaaggcaggggaggggataCGGTGGCACCCAGCTGGAACCTCTGCACactgcagggagagggaggagcagtCGGACGGACGTCAGCTTCTCTTCACCAACACAGTGAATGCAGGGTCAGCACGGGCTTCATGCGgatcctctctcaaaaaacaatgactttggggctggtgagatggctcagtgggtaagagcacccgactgctcttccagagatccagagttcaaatcccagcaaccacatggtggctcacaaccatccgtaacagcCCTCCCCATtactggcgccctcttctggagtgactgaggacagctacagtgtacttacatataataaataaataaatcttaaaaaaaaaccaaaaaacaaaaaaacaatgactttgagAAGAGCGCCCTTTGGAAAGTTTAAAATATGCACtgtaggccaggcatggtggcacatggctttaaccCAGccccggggaggcagaggcagggggatctttgCATGTTTGAGGTTGGCAGTATATAGTGAGAACCCCCTTCTTCCTTGTGACTCTCCCACAGAAATGCACATTGTATAGCGCCTTCTCCCTCAGGCTTGGTTTGGCCTCTTTGAGGGCAACctgcctgtttcttcttttccagtgGGATTTTTGATGGGCAGGTTTTGATAGGAGGATGTGGAGTTTAAAGTCAGCCCAGACAAGACACTGAATTTGAGTTACTTCAGCGGTTACTTGGAGGTGGGGGAATTGCTACGGATTTGGGAGCAGCCTAGGGTAGAGTGTGAGAccaaaacttgattttttttttttttttttttaaattcaggttCTGCAGTCTTGGAGTTCCcattctgtgattctgtgtcCAGCCCAAAAGAAATGCCACCACCAGATCCCTTCAACCAGTGNCCCAAGggcccccctctttctctctaacaAGTGCCTCAAAAGGAGTGGGGGCTGGTCTCCCTATactccctctggcctctgcccctCCTGGAGATGGGGGTCAAGGCAGCAGGACTGACCAAGTGACTACTGGTGGGCCAGAGGAGCTCCGCTGAAGCCCTGCACACCCTCGATCTGAGCTGGGGGTTCTCTGGGAACCTGGAATGGGTTCCTTGCTCCTGAATGAAGGTCGGGTGCTACCTGTTTaaacttcttgcttttttttttcttatcgaGGCAGGCAGGAGTGGGAGCCACAGCTGGACCCCGAGTTTGCTAAattcttcctgcttccctgcACTCTTTCCTTCTGGAATGAACAATGCAGAGGTGATGGGGCTGGGTGACCACTGCCCAGTCCGCTCTGGATTTCAGATCTTAAGGTCACAGCCCCGCCATGTCTCTCCGCTGGCACCAGGGTCTTGCTCCAGTTAGGCCTCTAATCCCATGCTTCTGTAGTATTAATAGCTTcccagaaattttttttaattaaaattttaatttgagttCTTTTAATTACCCCCATTCTGCTATCTGTCTTTTCCCTGACCCTTTAAGAAACTTTAGGTTTCCCATTGAGAAAGAGTTAAGGGATGGATCTTAATTTGACCACATTCCGTTTAAGACTTGGAGTCCTGGCCTGCCCTCTGTCAGCCCCCCCTGCTGGCCCAggtgaaaggaagaggagggttcCAGATAAAAAGCCAGGATGTAGCAAAATTAGCTGTATCTCAGGGTTGACTTCTGTGAGGGTGGTGAGGTAAATAGGTTGAAAGCGCTCTTTGGAGCACAGGCCCTCGGTCCTTGATGGAAGCGTGGCTTTTCAACTCCAACACTTGAAAATAGCTTGGACAGTTTGGGCTGCACAGTACTTTGTAATGGGGAGGGCTGTTCTGCACAGACTACAGCATCTcttccctaccccccaccccctgcccagtGTGGCAACCAAAATATCTCCAGAAATTGCCAAATGTCTCCCAGGGATGAAGTTACCCACAGTTGACAGCCACAGCTTGAGAGTCAAGGTATGTTTTCCTTAAGTGACTTCCACatggccccccacccccagtctggTGATTCACCTTGAGCCATGGGTAAGCTAGCGCCCTCATAGCTCAGCAGAGCTTGCACATCCCTGTTTCAGATGTGTTGCTTGTACTCCCGTCTCTGTTCTTGATCTCTGCAAGAGGGCCTTTCACAGTGCCGAGACAGGAACGGGGTGTGCTGGGATGGGAGGATAGGACAGTTACGCTGGCTGTCCGTCCGTACCCCTCTGCTCTAGTCTTTGAACCCGGCGTAAGACTCAGGGACTTTGGAAGATCGGGTGTCACCGCGTGGCTTTAGACGGGAAAGCACTGTAGGAACGGAGTCTGTAGGCCCTTTGTTTTCTCAGGTGTTGTCCTTCTGGCCCTTTCTTTGCAGGCTGATTAGAAAGGCAGAACAAGACAAATGAGCTCCTGCCTGTTCCTAGAAGAGAGGGCTGGGGTCTCATTAGCTCTGTAATAGGAAGCTTGTGTGGTAATGGGTCAGGGTTGTGGAAACTGATCCGCTCCTGGTGACTCCAGCCATCCCGTTATCCCTTGCCTAGTGACCGAGACTTTCATTTGTCCAAAGCTCTGTGCTCCGTATGGCATTTCAGGCTCTAAGACTGGTCATGGATGTCCATTTGGAGTTTGCCTCCTTGTGGTTCAGGCCTGCCTCCTT
This region of Mus caroli chromosome 3, CAROLI_EIJ_v1.1, whole genome shotgun sequence genomic DNA includes:
- the Cdc42se1 gene encoding CDC42 small effector protein 1 — its product is MSEFWHKLGCCVVEKPQPKKKRRRIDRTMIGEPMNFVHLTHIGSGEMGAGDGLAMTGAVQEQMRSKGNHRDRPWSNSRAL